GCCGAGCCCATAGCCAGTGCGGATGCCGGAGCCAAGGAGCTTGGGACGCAGCGCAGGAAGCGGAAGTGATGCTCGCCGGCCCGGACCTTGTAGGAGGGCGGAAATAGCTTCGTGCAGGACGCTCCTGCGGTGGTAATGGCGAGGCCTGGGCGCGTAGCGCTGGCGACCCCGCGGTCGGCCGGTCTTGGAGGCTCGGGACAGCCGCAGGCGCGGCGGCAGCAGCAGTCTCAGGGACGGCAGCGCTCGGCCTCATGGCCGGGACAGCGCAGGTGGGTGCCATCCCCGGGAGAGGACCCATTTGGGAACTTTTCTGCACAGGCCCTCGTTCAGCCATGTGTTGAATGAACGGAGGTGAGTGTCCCCAGTTTCTCGTGAGCCACGTTCCGGGGATCAGGTCAGAGCTGCCAGCCTTCCTGGGCTCTAGAGCGCCTTTTGTCTCAGCGTGCTGAGAAAAAGCAgttgagggcagcctgggtcGAGGGTGAGGGTGGCCCCTGAACCGTTTCTTTACGGGGTTAATTCCTACTACGTGTCCGGCTGTGTTGTACGTGGGAAGGATCACACTCCGCCTGGGTTTCCTTTccagcaaagaaaagaagaaagtgaattgCAAGCCTAAGAACCAGGATGAGCAAGAAATCCCTTTTCGGCTCCGAGAAATTATGAAGAGCAGACAGGAGATGAAAAAGACGCTAAgtaacaagaagagaaaaaaggagggtATGTACAGCGTACAGCCCTTACTGTGTGCCACCATAGCTTTGTCTGCACCGGTCTGGTCGCCcaaattctcccccccccccccgacagggtttctctgtatagtcctagctgtccttgaactcactttgtagaccaggcgtTGGATTTCATGGAGTTATCCTAAAGATGGCGTTATGGGTCTTTCTGCccagtgtggttgctggggagCCACACTGAAGTCCTTAAGGAATAcatttttttggtgttgtttttttcgagacagggtttctctgtatagctctggctgttctggaactcactttgtagaccaggctgacctcgaactcagaaatccgcctgcctctgcctcctgagtgctgggattaaaggcatgtgccaccacacccggctaggaataaattttttaaaatttatttttattttttaatgtgtgttgtggtttgcctacatgcatgtctgtttgtttgagagtGTCAGAccttgaagttacagacagttgtgagccaccatgtggttgctgggatttgaactcaggacctttggaagatcagtcagtgctctcaactgtggagtcttctctccagcccttggagTACATGGTCTCTCCAGTCACACTggtgtgttttgggtttttctgaTAGGTTGTTTCTaggtagccctggttggcctcaaaATCAGTTTATCTCCACCTCCTGATTGCTGAAATCATGGGTATGTGCTGCTGTGACCGGCACTGCTCTGGTTTCTTTGTTTGCCTGTGTGGCAGTGGACATCAATGACAGGAGCCGGTGGGTCTTGACATCACATTTGGGGCTCCTCTGAACTGAATACTTtagctttctctctgcctgtcattAAGCCTGGTCCTCCCCTCTTGTGGCTGTAGGAGGGAAATGGACCCCGGCTACTTACCTGTCACCAGCCCCTCTTCCCGAGCTTCCTCTACACCTACCCTGGGTGTCCTTTCTCCTCAGCCCAGGTGGCTTTCAAGACGACATTGGAAAAGGAAGCGAAGGGAGAGGAGCCAGACATCACTGTCCCCAAGTTCAAGCAAAGGAAGGGGGAGTCTGATGTGGCCTATGTCCAGCGCATGGAGCAGGAGGCCCAGCATGTGCTGTTCCTTAGCAGGAACCAGGCCCCTCGGCAGCCAGAGGTGCAGGCAGCTCCCAAGAAGGAGAAGTCTGAGCGGAAGAAAGCGTGAGTTGAGCCTGGAGGCCCCCGAGGTTCGAGGCTGTGGGTCCTGGAGATAGTGCTTCAGGAGTCTCCATCTGAGGACTCAGGAGAATCATGAGCTGAAGCCATGATCAGAACAGATTCTTAACGTGGGAAGCTGGAGCCCGGTCGGTACTCCACAGACCGTGCTTCCGTTTTGTTTAGTTGGTTCCTCTGGAGACAACACTAGAGGGACTAAGAGCTGGACAGGAAGGGGCAGTTGACTGCCTTGGAGCCGCTGCTGTAGGAGGGTGGAGAAAGATAAGCTTGGTGTGTGCTACAGGAGAGCTTGCTGGGTGTCGTGGCAGCATATCCTCCAGGGAATAACGCTGTGGAGTGACCCATGTGGGGCTGACATGCAGCCTGCCACCCGCACTGTAGTGGGGTTGTCGCTAGTGTTTCTCTTGGTCTGAAAGGGATTTGAGTTTATGTTGTTTGTGCAGGGTCTGTACCTTCTTGGCCTGGTGTCCTTGGCTATAGAGAAGATAATGTCACTTTCATGATGCTTGGATGTGCTCGTGCACTGTCCCCACCGTGAGCTTGGTTTCCCATCTGCTCAGTCACCTCCTCCTGCTCAGGCCACCCCTGGCTTGGGCAGTACATAGAGAAGTAGTTTTGTccaaaagaaataagagagagagagagagagagagagagtgtgtgtgtgtgtgtgtgtgtgtgtgtgtgtgtgtatacaaagatGTGTGATGTGCCACTCATGGTGCCTCCCACCTGATCCTCACTCGGGCTGCATGTAGACAGCCCATGGTTCCAGCAGCATGCCTGTGTTCGATAGACGCCACTTAGCTGCATCTGCATCCTTGCTGTCCCTCCCAAAATATCTAGGCTTTTCATTCCCTGGGGCTGAGGAATGCTGACTGGGGACCCTTGGAGAGCCCGTTGGATGCAGAGCGTGGGTTTGCATCCCATCCCCGCATTTTGGAACTCTCCAGGACAGGCTGACCTCTGCTGTCCCTAAAATGGACCGAGAGCTTAGGCATCTGGAAAACATGTGTTCCTCCCCCAGGTTCCAGAAGCGACGACTGGAAAAGGCccagaagaaaagggaagcaaGAGCAGTGGACAAGTTGGAGCAGGAGCTACTGAAAGGTAGCTCTTCCCAGAGCAAGGCAGAAGCTGTGATCCTCACAGGGCTGGGCCTGGGCTTCCCACTATAACTCTGGGTGGGCCCTGTGGACACCCAGGCTCACCACCATTAGTAGGCCAGTGGATGAGTGAGTTCTGAAGCCTTTAAGAAAGAGGGAGGGTAGGCGGGCAAGTCAGAAACAGCATGGGTTTCTGTTCACTGTCTCTTCAGATACTGTGAAGTTTGGAGAAGTTGTGCTGCAGCCCCCAGAGCTGACAGTTCAGCCTAGGAGGAGCACAAGCAGAGATGCGGTACGTGGCCACCAGGGAATGCAGAGAGGCGTGTAGAGTCTTCCCTTGCTGGGGAGCAAGCATGTCCTGGCCCAGGACCATGTTAAGGGACCCTAGACTGCTGGAGCAGCCAGAACCCTTTGCCCCCTTCGTCTCCAGCGGAGCGTGTGCTacagccttctctctcctcctcagcctGGCAAGAAATCACTAATGCTGAAGAAGATGCTGTTGGGTCCTGGTGGCGGGTCCCCAGCTCCGGCCACCTCACTGGCCCGCCGGCGAATCCTGGGGGAAGAGCGGGAGCGGGCTGTGCAGGCTTACAGAGCCCTGAAGAAGCTACATCGACAGGAAATGACACCTGCACAGCCACCAGGCGGCTCTTCCCAGAGGCAGGTCGGCGCTTATCTGTGATGCAGAGACCCAGGGGTCCCCTGGAAACTGGTCTGGGAGCTGCTAGACCTGGGTAAGGGAGAGGCAGCAGATGTTCTCCCTGGATGAGGTCCTGAGAGTAAGCGTTCAGTTTGGAAGGGTGCATCTCCTTCCTCTGaaggttgtccttataagagtgaCGGCCACGGTATCCCGTCTCGTCCAGGGcaggccccccaccccccagcacttGCCTGAGACACAGCTGGAAGGACTGATATTTTCCCTGAGCCTAAGTTCATTCTGAAACAAGTTACAGCTGAGGCGAGCCAGGACCACTGTAGAATGGACTCAATCCCTTAATCCAGCTAATTACTGAGGCTGCTGGTGTAGGTCACCCTATTGTTTTAAGCAGCTTCCATGGGCTCACTGCAACCattggaaggcaggggcagagcAAAGCAGGTTAGTGGGCTGGTGGAAGGGCAAGTGGAGGTTGGCAAtcagcacaattttttttttcttcaagacagggtttctctgtatagctctggctgtcctggaactcactttgtagaccaggctggcctcgaactcagaaatccacctgcctctgcctcctgagtgctgggattaaaggtgtgcgccaccacgcccggctcatcaGCACTATTTATTTGCCCTCAGGGTTCTGTACAAATGACCAGAACTCCCAGCCCACCCTTGGTTTGGATAGAGAGGGGGTTTCAGTACTGACTGAGTGCCTTGACGAATACACATGAAAACCAGGCTTCAATGGTTGACAGAGCAGAGTATTTATACCAAGAGGGTAGAGGCAAAAGAattgggagttcaaagccagtcttgaCTTGCAGCAAATGTGTGGCCTGCCTGAACAGGTTGGGAGAGTCTCAAAAACCTCACCTAGACATCAGAAGAGTGAAGCTTAGACCGTGCTGGGGAAGCCCACAGTCCTCTAGCAGGACCTAGGAGCCTCCCTCCAGCAAAGCTGCTCCTGGAGCCTGGTGCAGTGCTTTTGGTCCCTCTTCCAAATGTGCATTTTCCAGAGTGAAGATTTATTAAAGTTTTGCTCTCTTTGAAGTCTGGGCCATTGCTCTCCAACGTGCTTATTCAAAGCCCCGGTGAACACTTGTCAATGTGACAAGATGAGTGAGTGTGCAGACACACACCCAACAGTAGCAAAGGCCAGAATAGAGCAGGGTACATCGGCCACTTGATTTCCCACTGTGCAGCAGGACTAGAGCCAGGGCCTGGGAGCCACCATTACCAGAGGGTACAGACTTTTGAGTTCTTTAGAAACAATGTGGCCACACATCCAAAGCTCAACTGTGACCTATGTCAAAGGACTCTGGGTAATTGTCCCTCAAAGAGCCCATGCCTATATGTGCCCATGCCTATATGTGCTCGCCTCCTCTCACGTTCTGTGATGTTTATTAAGCCCATACCCATGCATTCAGGGATTATCTTCTGAGTGTTGTGTTTTCACAAAACATCCCAGCTAAGTGGATGTTTTCCTGCTCTGCTTAGGCCATCTCAGATTGACCTTGTCCAGAATGATGTGTGGAGCCCCATCTGGCATCCCCACTCCTCTCATTTCTGGTATGGAAGATGTGGTGGCTCTTGTTCCCTGCCCACCCCAAAGTCAGGTCTGGTGTCTGCTGCCATCTCGGAGTCCTGACCCTGAACACTCTAAATATTGGCAGGTAAGGTGGAGCCTGTCCACTGTTACATCATTACTGAATGATTGAtgattcatatacacacataggtacataTATACGACTTCATGCGTGCAAAAGTCTTCATGGTGTAAGGGGCAGGATACATAAGGGCTTCCCCAGCCCTCTGCACTTTGTCGTGGTTGAAATTCAGGCACCTTGATCTGCAGGTTTTCCTCAGCAGATTTGAGCCCAGAATGCACGCGACAAGCCATCCCTGTAGAATGTTAACACCTCCTGTGTGCCTTCTCTTGTCCACTTGTGGGAACTCATACATCCCTGTACATAAAGAGATAAAATCTTATTGAATAAACCCTTCAATGAGAGCATTCTTGTTTCTGGTGAGGTCACAGACACTCCCACACCCCGAGTTTTGGTCTTTTTGAGACGGATTCTCACGGTGTCAGCCAGATCTCAAGAGACCCTCCTGCCTGACTTCAAGTGCTAAGTACCACTCCTGTCCCACTCACCCCCCATCTTTATGAA
This sequence is a window from Mus pahari chromosome 14, PAHARI_EIJ_v1.1, whole genome shotgun sequence. Protein-coding genes within it:
- the Ccdc137 gene encoding coiled-coil domain-containing protein 137 isoform X2 translates to MARPGRVALATPRSAGLGGSGQPQARRQQQSQGRQRSASWPGQRSKEKKKVNCKPKNQDEQEIPFRLREIMKSRQEMKKTLSNKKRKKEAQVAFKTTLEKEAKGEEPDITVPKFKQRKGESDVAYVQRMEQEAQHVLFLSRNQAPRQPEVQAAPKKEKSERKKAFQKRRLEKAQKKREARAVDKLEQELLKDTVKFGEVVLQPPELTVQPRRSTSRDAPGKKSLMLKKMLLGPGGGSPAPATSLARRRILGEERERAVQAYRALKKLHRQEMTPAQPPGGSSQRQAISD
- the Ccdc137 gene encoding coiled-coil domain-containing protein 137 isoform X1, which produces MARPGRVALATPRSAGLGGSGQPQARRQQQSQGRQRSASWPGQRSKEKKKVNCKPKNQDEQEIPFRLREIMKSRQEMKKTLSNKKRKKEAQVAFKTTLEKEAKGEEPDITVPKFKQRKGESDVAYVQRMEQEAQHVLFLSRNQAPRQPEVQAAPKKEKSERKKAFQKRRLEKAQKKREARAVDKLEQELLKDTVKFGEVVLQPPELTVQPRRSTSRDAPGKKSLMLKKMLLGPGGGSPAPATSLARRRILGEERERAVQAYRALKKLHRQEMTPAQPPGGSSQRQVGAYL